The sequence below is a genomic window from Microbacterium sp. SORGH_AS_0888.
CCGGCGTACTTCTCCGGCACGGCACGCGTCGTCGGACGTGACGTCTACGGTCTCGACCGCGACGGCGACGGCATCGCCTGCGAGTGACCGACGGGCATCCGTCAGTTGACGCAGGGCAGCGAGCCGGAGGCCATCGGCTGCTCGGAGTCGCTGTAGCTCTGCTGCGTCGGCGCGGTGCTCGGCGTCGACGCCTCCGTCGGGGCGGGGGAGCCGGCATCCGTGGGTGTCGTGGTCGGCGCCGCCGTCGAGGCCGGCGGGCTCAGCAGGTCGTGCACGATCTGCTGGATCTTGTCGGTGTCCACGATGTTGACGCTCTCGCCGTCGACGGTGCCGAAGCTCTCGACCGGCAGGGTCTGGAACGTGATGTCGCCGCCGGCGAGGCGCTGCGCATCGCTGGCGAGGCTCAGCAGGTCGAAGCCCTGGTCCAGCGCGACGTACTGCTTGGCCGTGTCGACCAGCGTCTGCAGCGTGCCGAAGTTCGTGAAGGTCTGCGCATCCTTCAGCTTGAGCGCGAGCGACACCATGAACGCCTGCTGGCGACGTGTGCGGTCGAGGTCGGTGAGCGACACGTCGTCGTACTGCGTGTCACGTCGCTGCCGCACGAAGGCCATGGCCTGCGAGGCGTCGATCTGCTGCACGCCGGCGGCGAAGTCCGCACCCGAGTACGTGTCGGCGGTCGCGTGGTTCAGGCACACCGTGATCGGCTGCACGGCTTGCGCGACGCGGTAGAACGCGGCCATCGTCACCTCGACGAAGTGGTCGATGCGCACCCCGCCCAGGAACTGCGAGACGGTCTGGATCTCGGCCTCGCGGGCGTCGTCGCGCGCCTGCTGGTACGCGGTCTTCTCGTCCGTGCCCTGGGCCGTCAGGGTGTCGTAGGACGCCTGGAACGTGCGTCCGTAGTCCTCTTTGATCTTCCCCTTGGACACGCCGTCGGGCGAGTTGGCGTAGTCGACGTAGTCGTCGCGCGGAATCGAGATGCCGACGGCCTTCCCGCCGCCCGCGGGGATGTGGATGTAGATCAGCACGTTGGTGTTGTAGCCGCCGACCGAGGAGTCCTCGGCGTGGATCGCATCGTAGATGTCCTGCGGGTAGGGGTCGCCGTTCTCGTCCACCCGGCTGTCGAGCCCCATCACCAGGATGTTCACCTCTCCCGTGTCCTGGGGGACGCCGGGGCTCGCCGCGGGCATCGCGATGTCGGAGCGATGGATGCCGTTGAGGTTCGACAGCGTGACGACGACTCCGATGCCGGCGACGACGACCGCCGCCACGACCACGGCGAGGACGCCCACGACGATACGGCGCCGGATGAAGACACGGCGGGAGACGGGACGGCGAGACACCGCCTCATCGTGACGGGCGCGTCCTATCGATGCGGTGGGAGGAAGCTGTCGGAACGCTGGACGCCGGGTGGGCTTCGCCGCGCCCCGGGGACGAGACCGGCCCCTTCACCCGTCGGGGCGAAGGGGCCGGTGACCGCTGCGGCGTGGGTCAGACGCGGCGGTAGGTCGAGACCATGGGGCAGTCGAACGGGTCGCGAGCGGCGAGACCCACACGGTTGAGGTAGTCGATCACGATGCCGTAGGAGCGCAGGATCGTCGTCTCCGTGTAGGGGACGTCCAGGGTCTGGCACTGCTCGCGCACGATCTCGCGCGCCTGCGCGAGGTGCGGGCGAGGCATGTTCGGGAACAGGTGGTGCTCGATCTGGTAGTTCAGACCGCCCATGAGCCAGGTGGCCCACCAGCCGCCGCCGACATTGCGCGAGGTCCGGACCTGCTTCGAGAAGAAATCGAGCTTCGCATCCGGGGCGATGATCGGCATCCCCTTGTGGTTTGGGGCGAAGGAGGCGCCCATGTACACGCCGAAGACCGCGAGCTGTACGCCGAGGAACGCGAACGCCATGCCGAGCGGCAGGAAGACGAAGACCGGCACCACGAAGATGCTGAAGCGCACGGCGAGCAGTCCCAGCTCGGTCCATCGGCCTTTGACCGGCCCGCGGGAGAACAGGTGACGGAACGCGAGAGCGTGCAGGTTCAGCCCCTCGAGGGTGAGGAGGGGGAAGAACAGCCATCCCTGGCGGCGCGTGATCCAGCGCCGGATGCCGCGTGCCTGGGCCGCGTCGACATCGAGGAACCGAGATCGTGTCGACCTCGATGTCGGGGTCCTTGTCGACGCGGTTGGGGTTGGCGTGGTGGCGCGTGTGCTTGTTCGTCCACCAGGAGTAGCTCATGCCGACCACGCCGTTGCCGAGCAGCCGGGCGAGACGGTCGTTCGCCGGGCCGGAGGAGAGGATCTGCTTGTGCGCCGCCTCGTGCGAGAGGAAGGCGACCTGCGTGAACAGGATGCCGAGGGCTCCGGCGATGAGCAGCTGGAACCAGCTGTCGCCCAACAGGATGAATCCGGTGATCGCGCCGCCGAAGCCGAGGGTGATCGCGCCGCCGACGAGTGCGTAGAACCAGGGCGTTCTGCGGAGGAGTCCGCTTTCGCGGACGACCTGCGCGACATCCGTGTACGCCCGCGCGATCGGCGGGAACTCGGCTGTGCCGGCGTAGGTCTGGCGAACGGGTCCGAGTCGTGACTCGATGGTCGTGGAGGAGATGATGCACCCGCTTCCGTGGGGCCTTTCGGCCGCTTTTGCCAGAGGCGTCTGCCCATCGCTGCCTTCAGGCTACGCACCCCTGTATGACCCGTCCGGCATACGTCGGCCCTGACCGCGAGACCAGTCCGGGCCGCCGAGACCGGTGGGTTCATCGCCGGTCTCGGCGCGCGGGACTGGTCTCGCGGTAAAGCGGCGGTGGAGGGGGCGGGGGTCAGGGGAGGAGACCGGCGCGGCGGGCGGCGGTGACGGCGGCGTGACGCGTGGACGCGTCGAACTTCGCCATGGCCGTCGCCAGGTAGGACTTGACCGTCGTCTCGCGCAGTCCCAGCGCCTCGGAGATCTCCGCGTTCGTGGCGCCCATCGCCGCGTGCGAGAGCACGTCGAGCTCGCGGGGCGAGAGCCTCACGTCGGCTGTGGCCGCGCGCTCGGCAGGCTCTGCGGTCAGCGACGCGATGCGCTCCTCGACCGCGGCGATGCGGGCGCGCAGCGCCGGGTCCGCGACATCCGCCGCGATCGACCGCAGGCTCGCATAGCTCTCGCGGAGCTCCTCCCGGGTCGCTGCGGGCAGCCCCTGCTCGGTGCGCGGGGTCGCCATCGCGACGCGCCGATCGACCTCGTCGCGGATGCGGAGCTCCGTCGCGAGCTCCTCGGCCACCCGCAGCGCCGGCTGGGCGACGGATGCGTCGAGCCCGGCCTGGGACCACGACCCGCAGTACAGCACACCCCGTGTGCGGCCGCCCGCGACCACCGGCACCGCGAACAGCGTCGCGATCCCTTCGCCGAGGATCGCCCGGTCGTAGTCGTGGGTGATGCCGCGGGCCGTGCGGTAGTCCAGGGCGAGGCGCGGGCGGCCCTCGACGAACGCCCGCCCGCCGAGTCCGCGTTCGGCGCGCACGACGAGCCCTTCGATGCTGTGGCTGCGTGCGCCGACGATCGAGGACACGTGGATCTCGCCCGCTTCGGCCAGACCGCCGAAGGCGATCGGGAACCGGGTCCGGCGTGCCAGATCGCTCACAGCGCGTGAGACGAGCTGCGAGGTGCTCTGCGTTCCGACGCTGACCACGATGCACGACCTGCTTCCCGGCGGTGGCGGCGTCTTCGCCGCTTTTGGTAGCGATGAGGATATCACCGCCGCCGTCTCGGGGCGGAGGCGCCCGGCGGCCTACACGCCGGGCTGCGCCCCCGCCTCGAGGTCGAGGAGGTATCGCTTCACCTCGGGGTGGCCGCCGTACTCGCCGATCGAGCCGTCGGCGCGCACGACGCGGTGCGCGGGCACGACGATCGAGAACGGCGTCTTCGCGCACGCCGAGCCGACGGCGCGGTGCGCGCCGGGGCTCCCGGCGAGCGCCGCGACCTCGGCGTAGCTCGCCGTCTGCCCGTACGGGATCGTCCGCACCGCCTGCAGCGCCGCGCGGGTGAAGCCGGTCACGAGCGACCAGTCCAGGCGGAGATCGAATGAGCGGCGAAGCCCCTCGAAGTACTCGGACAGCTGTTCGGTGGCGGCGGACGGGGCCTCGGCGGGCTCGGGTGCGACCCCCGAGGCGCCGGCTCCAGCCCTCGAGCACGGCGCCCAGCGGATCGTGCAGCACGTCGAGGGCGAGGAGGCCGGAATCGCTGTGCAGGAGAAGGATGTCTCCGACCGGTGTCGGCTCGATCTCGAAGCATGGGGGAGTCATGCCGTCATCCTCACGGGCGCTCGGGCAACGATCGGAGGGGGAGGAGCGATCTGTGGATGGTGACACCTCGAGAGAGCTCTGGGGAGGAAAGGCCGATCAGAGCGCGTGTCGCCGATCCGGCGAAACTCTGACGCCGTTGACGGGTTTGTGCAGGCACGGCACCTAAGGTGACTGGTGTGTGGCGTGGAGAGGGCACGGCTGTGGCCGGTGCAGACGAGGCGGGAGCAGATGTGCGCCCGAGCGATCTGAGCGTGGCCGATCCCGGCGTGGAGGTCGGCCATATCGCGGATGCGGAGCGCAGCCGCATCCGCGCGCAGGCCGCGCTGCTGGGGGGTCGCTCGACCCTTCTCACCTACGACGACACGCCCGAGCGCGGCATCGACATCAACAAAGCCCACCCCGGCAGCCTGCCGCAATTCCTCACCGGCCGCTCGACGCTGCTCTCCAACCTCTACCGCGACGAGGTCGCTCTGCGCACCGCGCGGATCGCCGCGGAGCGGATCACCGCGAAGAACGTCGAGCTGCGCACCGCCCGCGGCCTGGAGTCCGTCCATCTCGCCGTGGGCATGGCCTCCTGGAAGATCGGCGGCCAGCCCTACACCGCGCCGGTGCTGCTGCGCCCGCTCGGGATCCGTCGCCACCACACCGACTTCGAGCTGAAGCTGCACGGCGGCTTCGCGGTCAACCCCGAGCTGCTGCGCGCGCTCGGCTCGCACTTCGGCATCAGCCTCGACAGCCAGGCGCTCGCGGCCCTCGCCTACGACGGCAACGTCTTCAAGCCGCAGCCGGTCATCGACCACCTCCGCGCGCTCACGACCCACATCGCCACCTTCACGGTCGTGCCCCGCCTCGTCGTGTCGAACTTCGTCGACGTCGGCTCGGGCATGGCCCGCGACACGCAGGACCTCGACCGGCCGTTCCTCAACGCCCTCGCCGGGCACCCCGACGACCGCGAACGCGTCTCGATCCGCCCGGCGCTGCCGCTCGTGACCAGCCCCGACGACCGCACTCCCGCGGCCGACACGCTGCTGCTCGACGCCGACGAGGAGCAGGAGGCCGTGCTCGCGCGGATCGCGGCCGGCCACTCGCTCGCCGTGCACACCCTGCCCGGCACCGGGGGCACGCAGACCGTCATCAACGCGATCGGGGCCCTCGTCGCGAGCGGCAAGCGCGTGCTCGTCACGAGCGCCCGCCGATCGACGCTGGACGGCATCCGCCACCGCCTCGCCGGGATCGGGCTCGACGCGCTCGCGGTCTCGCCGCGCCGGCTGCGCAGAGACCTCATCCGCGCCATCGGCCGCAACGAGAGGGCGACCGCGCCAGCCGTGTCCGACATCGACGACGCGCTCGTACGCCTGCGCACGGTGCTGCGCGACTACCGCGGGGCGTTGACCGTGCCGCATCCGGCGCTCGGGACGACGGCGCTCGAGGTCGTGAGCCGGCTCACCGAGCTCGCGACCCGCAGCCCCGCACCGTCCACGACCGCACGGTTCGACGTCGCGACCCTCGAGGTGCTGCGTGACAGCCGGCCGGCCGCGGCGAAGCGTCTGGTGGATGCCGCCCGGCTGGGGGAGTTCCGCTTCGGGCCGGACGACTCGCCCTGGTACGGCGTCGCCTTCGACACGACCGATGCCGCTCGCGCCGCGCACGCCCTTGCGGGGCGGCTGAACGGGCAGGACGTGCCGAGCCTTCTCGAGCGCGGGTACGAGCTCATCGCGCAGACGCGGATGCGGCCGTTCCGCACGATCGACGAGCTCGGCGAGTATGTGCGGCTCCTGCAGGGGATCCGGGAGACGCTCGACAAGTTCAGCCCCAGCGTGTTCGAACGCCCGCTCGTCGAGCTCATCCAGGCCCACGCCCCCAAGCGCGATGCGCCGAACATGTCCTCGGCGAACCGTCGCCGACTCAAGAACCTCTCTCGCGAGTACGTGCGTCCCGGCGTCCACGTCGGCGACATGTACGAGTCGCTCGTGCGCATCCACCAGCAGCGCGCCGACTGGCAGCGACTGGTCGAGCTGGGCGTCATCCCCGAGGTCCCGGTCGGGCTCGCCGACGTGCACGTCGCCTGGCAGCGCGTGCACGCGCAGCTCGGAGAGCTCGATGCGATCCTCCGCCGGCCCGAGAGCGCGCGGCTGTCGGCCCTGCCGATCCCGCACCTCGTGCGCACCCTGGCCGCCCTCGCCGCCGAGTCGTCCTACTTCGAGAACCTCGTCGAGCGCACCGCTCTGCGTGCCGAGCTCGCGGCCCTGGGGCTCGAGTCGCTGCTCACCGAGCTGTCGGTCCGGCACGTGCCCGAGTCGCAGGTCGCCGCCGAGCTCGAGTTCGCCTGGTGGCAGTCGGCGCTCGAGCACCTGCTGCGCACGGACCGCGCCCTCCTCGGCGCCAACACGGCGGTCCTCGACCGTCTCGAGCGCGACTTCCGGCTGGTCGACGAGGCGCATGCCGCCGCATCCGGACCCCTGCTCGCGCACCAGCTCGCCACCCGCTGGCGCATCGGCATCGTCGACCACCCGCACGAGTCCGACGCCCTCAAGAACGCGCTTCGCGCCGGTGTCGAGAGCCCGGAGGGGCTCCTGCGGGCGGCGCCTACGCTCATGAGCGTGCTGGCACCCGTCTGGATCGCCTCGCCCTATGAGGTTCCCGACATCCCCGATGCGCCCGCCTTCGACGTCGTGCTGGTGGCGGATGCGGGCGCTCTCTGCCTCGCAGAGGCCGCCCCCGCGCTCCGCCGGGCGCGACAGGTGGTGCTGTTCGGCGACCCGGTCACGCAGCGCCCCACCCCCTTCGCGGTGACCGCGGGCGTCGCCTCCGACCGCGACGAGTTCGACGAGCCCTTCGACTCGGTGAGCGTGTTCGAGCGCGCGAGCGAGCTGCTCGACGTCGCGACCCTGACCCGCAGCTATCGCGCCGGCGGCGAGGACCTCGCCGAGCTCGTGAACGACGCCTTCTATGGCGGCGAGCTCGTGTCGCTGCCCTGGGCCGGCTCCTACCTCGGGCGCGGCAGCCTCAGCGTCGACTACGTCGAGGGCGGCACGGGCACCCCCGACCCGGTCACCGGCGCCGTCGAGAGCCCGGACGCCGAGCTCGCCCGCGTGGTCTCGCTCGTCGTCGAGCACGCAACCGGGCGCCCCACCGAGTCGCTCATGGTCGTCACGGCGAGCCGTCGCCACGCCGAGCGTGTCCGAGCCGCGGTCGGCGAGGCCTTCGCGGGCCGGTCGGATGTCGCCGAGTTCGTCTCGCGGGACACGGCCGAGCCGTTCGCGGTTCTCACGCTCGAGGAGTCGGTCGCCGAGAGCCGCGATCGTGTCATCTTCTCGCTCGGTTTCGGGCTCACCAAGCACGGGCGCGTCCTGAGCGACTTCGGCGACCTGTCGGGGCCCGACGGAGAGCGCCTGCTCACGGTCGGCATGACCAGGGCGCGGCGCTCCATGGTGATCGTCTCCTCCATCCGGCCGACGGCGTTCGAGGACGGACGCCTGGAGAACGGCGCGGCGACTCTGATGTCGATCCTCGGCGGCGTGGCGGCCCGTGGGCGCGACTCGCACCTGGAGGACCTGTCCGATCCGCTGACCCGTGTGCTCGCGCGTGAGCTGCGGCGCCTGGGCGTGACGGTCGAGCTGAACTACCGCGGTCTGCTGCCGCTCGTCGCCAAGCACGAGGGCAAGGCGATCGTGGTCGAGAGCGATCCCGAGACGCGAGGGGAGTCGCTGCGCGAGTCGCTGCGACTGCGGCCGCAGATCCTGCGGCGCCTGGGCTGGCACTATCTGCGGGTGCACGCCTTCGACCTCTACAGCGATCCCGCCGCGGTGGCCGCTCGTGCGGCGGCGATGCTCGGCGTCGAGGGGGTCGCGGGCGCAGCAGAGGTCACCACACAGCCGCTCGATGTCTGACCCCACCGACTCTCCCGCGCCCGGCCGCGCGGAGGCGGCGCCCCGTCAGCGGATCGAGCGGATGCCGGGGGCTCGGCGTGCCCGTCTCACGCCGGCGCCGGGAACGATCCCGGAGCCGGCGGCCGATGCGCTGCAGGCAGGCGACGTGGGCACGCCCACCGGCTCGACGGCATCCGCTGCCCCGGGCTCGTCGGGCCCGAACGACGAGCGCATGCGCCGCGACGTCCCCCCGCACTACTGACCGCGTGACACCCCCGGGGCCTGTGCTCGTCGGCGGGTCCTCGCCGCGGTGACGACACCGCGCGCTCCGGGGCCTGACGGGTCTCAGGCGCGCGGCGGGGTCTGCTGCTTCTCGAGGAGGTCGCGGATCTGGATGAGGAGCTCCTGCTCGGTGGGGAGCTTGGCGTCCTCAGGCTCCTTCACACCGGCGCGACGGGCCTGGCGCTCCTTCCAGGTGTTCATCGGGTAGACGAACACGAAGTACACGACGGCGGCGACCGCGAGGAAGCTGATGATCGCGCTGATCAGCTCGCCGATCGGGAAGATCACGGTCCCGCCGTACAGATCCGGCACCGGGATCCCCGGAACCCCTGCGGCGTCCGCCTTCCAGAAGACCGAGATGAGCGGCGTGATGATGCTCGAGACGGCAGCGTTCACGATCGCCGTGAACGCTGCGCCGATGACGACGGCGACGGCAAGGTCGATGACGTTGCCGCGCATGATGAATTCTTTGAAGCCCTTGATCATCTCGTACTCCTCGTGCTTCTCGTATCGTCTGCTGTCAGGATGCGGCGGGCGCGGACGTGCTCGTCGACTCAGACTTCGATGATGTCGAAGACGATGAGGAATCGCCACCGCTTGACGCCGCGGCGCCGCCGGTCGAGCCGGTGGTCGACCCCGATCGCGAGTCGGTGCGATAGAAGCCGGAACCGTTGAAGGTGACACCGATCGAGCCGTACTGCTTGCGCAACTCGCCGCCGCACTCCGGACACACGGTCAGGGCCGGGTCGGAGAAGGACTGCACGGCGTCGAAACGGTGCTGGCACTGCTTGCAGGCATAGGCGTAGGTGGGCATGGGTCTCCGGATGGTTCAGCGCGTCGCGGGCGCGAGGCGCGTCGTATGGGTGGGGGTCACGACGCCGGTCACCGGCTGGTCGTGGGGTTCTGCGGGCACGTCGTCGAGGACCTCGGACTCGAACACGACGGCGTAGACCGGGGGGCAGCGCTCCATCGACCCGATCGTCTTGTCGAAGTAGCCGCGGCCCCAGCCGAGCCGCATGCCGGTGCGGTCGACGGCGGCGGCGGGGATGATCATGAGGTCGACGTCGTTCACGGCGATGGGTCCCAGCAGGTCGCCGGTCGGCTCGGGCAGGCCGAGCAGGCCCTCCGTGAGCTCGTCGTCGGCGGTCGCGACGGCCCAGTCGAGGAGCCCGTCCACGCGGGTCACGGGCAGCAGCACCCGGATGCCGCGGGCGACGGCGCCGCGGACGAACTCGCGGGTGTCCGGCTCGGCGCCGGTCGAGAGGTAGCACGACACGGATCGTGCCTCGAGGGACTCGACGAGGGCGTTGAGCTGCTGCGTCACACCGGCTGCCGCGGCCTCCCGCGCTCGCTCCGACATCGCTCGGCGGCGCTCGCGCAGGTCGGCGCG
It includes:
- a CDS encoding LCP family protein — its product is MSRRPVSRRVFIRRRIVVGVLAVVVAAVVVAGIGVVVTLSNLNGIHRSDIAMPAASPGVPQDTGEVNILVMGLDSRVDENGDPYPQDIYDAIHAEDSSVGGYNTNVLIYIHIPAGGGKAVGISIPRDDYVDYANSPDGVSKGKIKEDYGRTFQASYDTLTAQGTDEKTAYQQARDDAREAEIQTVSQFLGGVRIDHFVEVTMAAFYRVAQAVQPITVCLNHATADTYSGADFAAGVQQIDASQAMAFVRQRRDTQYDDVSLTDLDRTRRQQAFMVSLALKLKDAQTFTNFGTLQTLVDTAKQYVALDQGFDLLSLASDAQRLAGGDITFQTLPVESFGTVDGESVNIVDTDKIQQIVHDLLSPPASTAAPTTTPTDAGSPAPTEASTPSTAPTQQSYSDSEQPMASGSLPCVN
- a CDS encoding 5-formyltetrahydrofolate cyclo-ligase, with the translated sequence MSDPVDHAKRALRADLRERRRAMSERAREAAAAGVTQQLNALVESLEARSVSCYLSTGAEPDTREFVRGAVARGIRVLLPVTRVDGLLDWAVATADDELTEGLLGLPEPTGDLLGPIAVNDVDLMIIPAAAVDRTGMRLGWGRGYFDKTIGSMERCPPVYAVVFESEVLDDVPAEPHDQPVTGVVTPTHTTRLAPATR
- the mscL gene encoding large conductance mechanosensitive channel protein MscL, which produces MIKGFKEFIMRGNVIDLAVAVVIGAAFTAIVNAAVSSIITPLISVFWKADAAGVPGIPVPDLYGGTVIFPIGELISAIISFLAVAAVVYFVFVYPMNTWKERQARRAGVKEPEDAKLPTEQELLIQIRDLLEKQQTPPRA
- a CDS encoding LuxR C-terminal-related transcriptional regulator — protein: MVVSVGTQSTSQLVSRAVSDLARRTRFPIAFGGLAEAGEIHVSSIVGARSHSIEGLVVRAERGLGGRAFVEGRPRLALDYRTARGITHDYDRAILGEGIATLFAVPVVAGGRTRGVLYCGSWSQAGLDASVAQPALRVAEELATELRIRDEVDRRVAMATPRTEQGLPAATREELRESYASLRSIAADVADPALRARIAAVEERIASLTAEPAERAATADVRLSPRELDVLSHAAMGATNAEISEALGLRETTVKSYLATAMAKFDASTRHAAVTAARRAGLLP
- a CDS encoding FmdB family zinc ribbon protein, with protein sequence MPTYAYACKQCQHRFDAVQSFSDPALTVCPECGGELRKQYGSIGVTFNGSGFYRTDSRSGSTTGSTGGAAASSGGDSSSSSTSSKSESTSTSAPAAS
- a CDS encoding AAA family ATPase encodes the protein MAGADEAGADVRPSDLSVADPGVEVGHIADAERSRIRAQAALLGGRSTLLTYDDTPERGIDINKAHPGSLPQFLTGRSTLLSNLYRDEVALRTARIAAERITAKNVELRTARGLESVHLAVGMASWKIGGQPYTAPVLLRPLGIRRHHTDFELKLHGGFAVNPELLRALGSHFGISLDSQALAALAYDGNVFKPQPVIDHLRALTTHIATFTVVPRLVVSNFVDVGSGMARDTQDLDRPFLNALAGHPDDRERVSIRPALPLVTSPDDRTPAADTLLLDADEEQEAVLARIAAGHSLAVHTLPGTGGTQTVINAIGALVASGKRVLVTSARRSTLDGIRHRLAGIGLDALAVSPRRLRRDLIRAIGRNERATAPAVSDIDDALVRLRTVLRDYRGALTVPHPALGTTALEVVSRLTELATRSPAPSTTARFDVATLEVLRDSRPAAAKRLVDAARLGEFRFGPDDSPWYGVAFDTTDAARAAHALAGRLNGQDVPSLLERGYELIAQTRMRPFRTIDELGEYVRLLQGIRETLDKFSPSVFERPLVELIQAHAPKRDAPNMSSANRRRLKNLSREYVRPGVHVGDMYESLVRIHQQRADWQRLVELGVIPEVPVGLADVHVAWQRVHAQLGELDAILRRPESARLSALPIPHLVRTLAALAAESSYFENLVERTALRAELAALGLESLLTELSVRHVPESQVAAELEFAWWQSALEHLLRTDRALLGANTAVLDRLERDFRLVDEAHAAASGPLLAHQLATRWRIGIVDHPHESDALKNALRAGVESPEGLLRAAPTLMSVLAPVWIASPYEVPDIPDAPAFDVVLVADAGALCLAEAAPALRRARQVVLFGDPVTQRPTPFAVTAGVASDRDEFDEPFDSVSVFERASELLDVATLTRSYRAGGEDLAELVNDAFYGGELVSLPWAGSYLGRGSLSVDYVEGGTGTPDPVTGAVESPDAELARVVSLVVEHATGRPTESLMVVTASRRHAERVRAAVGEAFAGRSDVAEFVSRDTAEPFAVLTLEESVAESRDRVIFSLGFGLTKHGRVLSDFGDLSGPDGERLLTVGMTRARRSMVIVSSIRPTAFEDGRLENGAATLMSILGGVAARGRDSHLEDLSDPLTRVLARELRRLGVTVELNYRGLLPLVAKHEGKAIVVESDPETRGESLRESLRLRPQILRRLGWHYLRVHAFDLYSDPAAVAARAAAMLGVEGVAGAAEVTTQPLDV
- a CDS encoding methylated-DNA--[protein]-cysteine S-methyltransferase, with the protein product MTGFTRAALQAVRTIPYGQTASYAEVAALAGSPGAHRAVGSACAKTPFSIVVPAHRVVRADGSIGEYGGHPEVKRYLLDLEAGAQPGV